The region TTTGCAATTTCACATAGTACCTTTTTTGAATCGTGTTCAGCGTCGGGGCATACGTAGATGGACGTCCAACACCATTTTCTTCCAGTGTCCGAATCAATGTCGCTTCAGAAAAACGCGCAGGCGGCTGTGTGAAGTGTTGTTTAGGTTCAATATCAACAGACTTAACCACATCTCCTATTTCTAATTCAGGCAAGCTGTTTTCTTTTTCTTCTTTGCCGTCATCTGTCCCTTCCACATAAACTTTTTGGTATCCAGGAAATTTAAGAGTGGAACCATTTGCTCTAAATAGAACTGTATTTTGAACAATATCCACTTTTACCGTATCAAAAATAGCAGCTGTCATTTGACTGGCAACTAAACGTGACCAGATGAGGTTATACAATTTATATTGATCTTTAGTTAAATATTTTTCAATTTCTTGAGGTGTTCGCATCACACTTGAAGGACGAATTGCTTCATGCGCATCTTGAGCACTAGCTGCTTTTTTAGCAATACGCGGTTTTGAAGCAGCGTATTCAGCACCAAACTCTTTAGTAATGTATTCAGCAGCTTCATTTTTAGCCGAATCGGCAATACGTGTGGAGTCTGTTCGCATATATGTGATCAGCCCAATAGCACCGCCGCGACCTAATGATATTCCTTCATACAACTGTTGAGCAATCATCATTGTTTTTTGTGTTCTGAAATTTAACTTCCTAGCGGCTTCTTGTTGCAAACTACTCGTTTTAAATGGCAAAGCAGGATTCCGTTTGCGTTCTTTTTTGGTTACTTTGGTTACTTCAAAATCTTTGCTTTTTATTTCTTGGATGACTTTTTGAACATCTTTATTGTTTTTTAACTCCATTTTTTTACCGTTTAATCCATAGAAAGAAGCTTTAAATTTTTTGGTGCCTTTTTTAAAGTTTCCTCCAATACTCCAATATTCTTCCGGTTTAAAGGCATTGATTTCATTTTCTCGATCACAAATCAGTTTTAGTGTAATCGATTGGACACGACCAGCACTTAAGCCTTTTTTTACTTTTTTCCATAAAATCGGACTTAGTGTATACCCAACCAAACGGTCGAGTATTCTTCTCGCTTGTTGAGAATTAACTAATTCCATATTAATAGAACGAGGTTCTTTAAAAGCGCCTTTAACAGCTTCTTTTGTGATTTCATTAAAGACAACTCGATTCTTGTCACTTCTGTCTA is a window of Carnobacterium mobile DSM 4848 DNA encoding:
- the topA gene encoding type I DNA topoisomerase, encoding MAYKYLVIVESPAKAKTIEKYLGKNYKVVASLGHIRDLPKSRMAIDVENNYQPEYISIRGKGPLIKELKGYAKKAEKVFLAADPDREGEAIAWHLSYLLGLDRSDKNRVVFNEITKEAVKGAFKEPRSINMELVNSQQARRILDRLVGYTLSPILWKKVKKGLSAGRVQSITLKLICDRENEINAFKPEEYWSIGGNFKKGTKKFKASFYGLNGKKMELKNNKDVQKVIQEIKSKDFEVTKVTKKERKRNPALPFKTSSLQQEAARKLNFRTQKTMMIAQQLYEGISLGRGGAIGLITYMRTDSTRIADSAKNEAAEYITKEFGAEYAASKPRIAKKAASAQDAHEAIRPSSVMRTPQEIEKYLTKDQYKLYNLIWSRLVASQMTAAIFDTVKVDIVQNTVLFRANGSTLKFPGYQKVYVEGTDDGKEEKENSLPELEIGDVVKSVDIEPKQHFTQPPARFSEATLIRTLEENGVGRPSTYAPTLNTIQKRYYVKLQSKRFEPTELGVIVNNLVVEFFPQIVDIHFTAEMEKDLDAVEEGKEEWVNVIDRFYHPFIKEVKNAEETIEKIQIKDEPAGFDCDLCGHPMVIKLGRYGKFYACSNFPECHNTKAIVKEIGVTCPLCKEGQVIERKSKKNRLFYGCDRYPACEFVSWDKPIGRNCPKCDHYLVEKKTKGKKQVICSNCDYKEEVQS